The Anopheles coluzzii chromosome 2, AcolN3, whole genome shotgun sequence genome window below encodes:
- the LOC120950626 gene encoding troponin C, isoallergen Bla g 6.0101-like isoform X1 encodes MSVVDDLDKAQLELLRNAFNAFDQEKKGCIGTQMVGTILSMLGHQLDDKMLKEIIDEVDADGSGELEFEEFVTLAARFMVEEDAEAMQQELKEAFRLYDKEGNGYITTQVLREILKELDDNLTNEDLDMMIEEIDSDGSGTVDFDEFMEVMTGGDD; translated from the exons ATGTCGGTCGTT GATGATCTGGACAAAGCTCAGCTGGAAC TGCTCCGCAATGCGTTCAACGCGTTCGATCAGGAGAAGAAGGGATGCATCGGCACCCAGATGGTCGGCACCATCCTGAGCATGTTGGGCCACCAGCTGGACGACAAGATGCTGAAGGAGATCATCGACGAGGTCGATGCGGACGGTTCGGGCGAGCTGGAGTTCGAGGAGTTTGTCACCCTCGCTGCCCGGTTCATGGTTGAGGAGGATGCCGAGGCCATGCAGCAGGAGCTGAAGGAAGCCTTCCGTCTGTACGACAAGGAGGGTAACGGCTACATCACCACCCAGGTGCTGCGCGAGATCCTCAAGGAGCTGGACGACAACCTGACCAACGAGGATTTGGACATGATGATTGAGGAAATCGATTCTGACGGTTCCGGTACCGTCGATTTCGATG AATTCATGGAAGTCATGACTGGTGGTGATGACTAA
- the LOC120950626 gene encoding troponin C, isoallergen Bla g 6.0101-like isoform X2 yields MDDLDKAQLELLRNAFNAFDQEKKGCIGTQMVGTILSMLGHQLDDKMLKEIIDEVDADGSGELEFEEFVTLAARFMVEEDAEAMQQELKEAFRLYDKEGNGYITTQVLREILKELDDNLTNEDLDMMIEEIDSDGSGTVDFDEFMEVMTGGDD; encoded by the exons ATG GATGATCTGGACAAAGCTCAGCTGGAAC TGCTCCGCAATGCGTTCAACGCGTTCGATCAGGAGAAGAAGGGATGCATCGGCACCCAGATGGTCGGCACCATCCTGAGCATGTTGGGCCACCAGCTGGACGACAAGATGCTGAAGGAGATCATCGACGAGGTCGATGCGGACGGTTCGGGCGAGCTGGAGTTCGAGGAGTTTGTCACCCTCGCTGCCCGGTTCATGGTTGAGGAGGATGCCGAGGCCATGCAGCAGGAGCTGAAGGAAGCCTTCCGTCTGTACGACAAGGAGGGTAACGGCTACATCACCACCCAGGTGCTGCGCGAGATCCTCAAGGAGCTGGACGACAACCTGACCAACGAGGATTTGGACATGATGATTGAGGAAATCGATTCTGACGGTTCCGGTACCGTCGATTTCGATG AATTCATGGAAGTCATGACTGGTGGTGATGACTAA